From Flavobacterium sp. 102, a single genomic window includes:
- a CDS encoding DUF389 domain-containing protein: protein MNKLLTFLDLTKGEDNKQSVLENVKSNISFRGANLWILACAIVVASIGLNVNSTAVIIGAMLISPLMGPIIGAGFALGIYDFELLKKSLKNLLIATVVSLAVSTIYFYLSPFKETQSELLARTSPNIYDILIAFFGGLVGVIAITRKEKGNPIPGVAIATALMPPLCTAGYGLAIGNFHFFGGAIYLYTINCVFICVATFLIVKFLDYPRLIQFEKAREKQITFVITLLTIILLLPSIYFGYTLFEERKFEQKVNTFIQNEFTDKGYTIIYKKTRYKSNNSSLEIALLSKKFNAQENAEIKQRLNVYDLKGVQFKIRQDTTNLKQDILNQIKNERTNVNEKDAVIATLRKEIQDNKFDNKSLLNEARILFPSLRDISISNHPFNVDQEKNNIVPVVIYSSEKALNKDDTQKLELWVKTRIKKNEVEVFWKNTK from the coding sequence ATGAATAAGTTATTAACCTTTTTAGATCTTACAAAAGGAGAAGACAACAAACAATCCGTACTCGAAAATGTAAAATCAAACATTTCATTCAGAGGTGCGAATCTTTGGATTCTTGCTTGTGCAATCGTAGTAGCATCCATTGGATTGAATGTAAATTCAACCGCTGTAATCATTGGGGCGATGCTTATTTCTCCTTTAATGGGACCAATAATCGGAGCTGGATTTGCACTTGGTATATACGACTTCGAGCTTCTAAAAAAATCATTAAAAAACTTACTGATTGCGACTGTTGTGAGTTTGGCAGTGTCTACTATTTATTTCTATTTAAGTCCTTTTAAAGAAACGCAATCAGAACTTCTCGCCCGCACATCACCAAATATATATGACATTTTGATTGCATTCTTCGGCGGTTTGGTCGGTGTAATTGCCATCACCCGAAAAGAAAAAGGAAATCCTATTCCCGGAGTTGCAATCGCAACCGCTTTGATGCCGCCACTTTGCACTGCAGGTTACGGCTTGGCTATAGGGAATTTTCATTTTTTTGGGGGAGCCATTTATCTATACACTATTAATTGTGTTTTCATCTGTGTGGCTACTTTTCTAATCGTTAAATTCTTGGATTATCCGCGTTTAATTCAATTTGAAAAAGCACGGGAAAAACAAATTACTTTTGTCATTACCCTACTAACAATCATACTCCTTTTACCAAGTATATACTTTGGCTACACGCTTTTTGAGGAAAGAAAATTTGAACAAAAAGTAAATACTTTTATCCAAAATGAATTCACGGATAAAGGTTACACTATAATTTACAAAAAAACACGTTACAAATCGAATAATAGTAGTTTGGAAATTGCATTACTTTCTAAAAAATTCAACGCTCAAGAAAATGCAGAAATCAAGCAACGGTTAAACGTTTATGATTTAAAGGGTGTTCAATTTAAAATTCGTCAGGACACGACCAATTTAAAGCAAGATATCCTTAATCAAATAAAAAATGAAAGGACCAACGTAAATGAAAAAGATGCTGTAATTGCCACATTGAGAAAAGAAATTCAAGATAATAAATTTGACAATAAATCTCTGCTAAATGAAGCAAGAATCCTTTTCCCTTCCTTACGTGATATTTCAATTTCTAACCATCCCTTTAATGTTGATCAGGAAAAAAACAATATCGTTCCTGTAGTCATTTATTCAAGTGAAAAAGCCTTAAATAAAGATGATACCCAAAAATTAGAGCTATGGGTAAAAACAAGAATTAAAAAAAATGAGGTTGAAGTGTTTTGGAAAAATACCAAATAG
- a CDS encoding MarR family winged helix-turn-helix transcriptional regulator, which translates to MKDKTIDYILRATWQAVARMYNEEASKFEGSMAIGFALLSIDKEEGTPSTFISSRMGMEATSLTRTLRTLEEKGLIIRKKNPQDGRGVLIYLTDLGKEKRELSKKTVLKFNETIRKNITEEKLQHFIEVADIINDLISEKKIF; encoded by the coding sequence ATGAAAGATAAAACTATAGATTATATACTCCGTGCTACTTGGCAAGCTGTTGCCCGTATGTACAACGAAGAAGCGTCCAAGTTTGAAGGCTCGATGGCGATAGGATTTGCACTATTGAGTATCGATAAAGAAGAAGGAACACCTTCCACTTTTATCAGTTCACGAATGGGAATGGAAGCGACAAGCTTAACCAGAACCCTAAGAACCTTGGAAGAAAAAGGACTAATCATCCGGAAGAAAAACCCACAAGACGGTCGTGGTGTGTTAATCTACTTAACCGACTTAGGCAAAGAAAAAAGAGAACTCTCCAAAAAGACCGTTCTAAAATTTAACGAAACCATCAGAAAAAACATCACCGAAGAAAAGCTACAGCATTTTATAGAAGTAGCTGATATAATCAATGACTTAATTTCAGAGAAAAAAATATTTTAA
- a CDS encoding 3-hydroxyacyl-CoA dehydrogenase/enoyl-CoA hydratase family protein, translating to MKRTIKKVAVVGSGIMGSGIACHFANIGVEVLLLDIIPNALTEAEEKKGLTLDSKVVRNRLVNEHLANALKSNPSPIYSQKFAGRITTGNTTDDMSKIANYDWIIEVVVERLDIKKLVFEQIDQYRKPGTLVTSNTSGIPIKFMSEGRSEDFQAHFCGTHFFNPARYLKLFEIIPGPETANEVLDFLFDYGSKFLGKTSVVAKDTPAFIGNRIGIFGIQSLFHLVKEMDLTIEEVDKLTGPVIGRPKSATFRTVDVVGLDTLVHVANGIYENCPNDEAHELFKLPDFINKMMENKWLGSKTGQGFYKKVDKDILSLDLNTLEYRAAKKASFGTLELTKTIDKPIDRFKVLVKGKDKAGEFYRKNFSAMFAYVSNRVPEITDDFYKIDDAMKAGFGWENGPFEIWDAIGVAKGIELMQAEGYQPAAWVNEMFASGSTSFYTVKEGATYYYNIQTKSQTKVPGQDSFIILNNIRESKKVWSNSGAVIHDLGDGILNLEFQSKMNTIGGDVLVGINKAIDLAEKQYNGLVIGNQGANFSVGANIGMIFMMAVEQEYDELNMAIKMFQDTMMRCRYSSIPVIVAPHGMTLGGGCEMSMHADKVVAAAETYIGLVEFGVGVIPGGGGSKEMTLRASDLFRKNDVELNTLQEYFLTVAMAKVATSAYEAFDMGVLQKGKDVVVVNKDRQIAEAKKHALLMAEAGYTQPIQRTDVKVLGKQALGMFLVGTDQMVAGKYISEHDQKIANKLAYVMAGGDLSEPTLVSEQYLLDIEREAFLSLCTERKTLERIQFMLTKGKPLRN from the coding sequence ATGAAACGAACAATTAAAAAAGTGGCAGTCGTAGGTTCCGGAATCATGGGTTCGGGAATTGCTTGTCATTTTGCTAACATTGGTGTAGAAGTTTTACTTTTGGACATTATTCCAAATGCACTAACAGAAGCCGAAGAAAAGAAAGGATTAACGCTTGACAGTAAAGTGGTTCGCAACCGTTTGGTCAACGAACATTTGGCGAATGCTTTGAAGTCTAACCCATCGCCTATTTACAGTCAGAAGTTTGCCGGCAGAATCACTACAGGAAATACTACTGATGATATGTCTAAGATTGCCAACTACGATTGGATTATTGAAGTTGTAGTAGAGCGTTTAGACATCAAGAAATTGGTATTCGAACAAATCGACCAATACCGCAAACCGGGAACTTTGGTGACTTCAAACACTTCAGGTATTCCTATTAAGTTTATGAGCGAAGGCCGAAGCGAGGATTTTCAAGCACACTTTTGCGGAACGCATTTCTTTAATCCGGCGCGTTATTTAAAATTATTTGAAATCATTCCGGGACCAGAAACTGCTAACGAAGTATTAGATTTCTTATTTGATTATGGTTCTAAATTTTTAGGCAAAACTTCGGTCGTGGCCAAAGATACTCCGGCGTTCATCGGAAATCGTATTGGTATATTTGGCATTCAGAGTTTATTCCATTTGGTAAAAGAAATGGACTTAACCATCGAAGAAGTTGATAAGTTAACCGGTCCGGTAATTGGTCGCCCAAAGTCGGCCACCTTCAGAACGGTTGATGTCGTTGGTTTAGATACTTTGGTTCACGTGGCCAACGGAATATATGAAAACTGTCCAAACGACGAGGCGCACGAACTATTCAAATTACCTGACTTCATCAATAAAATGATGGAAAACAAATGGCTGGGAAGCAAAACCGGTCAGGGTTTCTATAAAAAAGTAGACAAAGACATCTTATCTTTAGATTTAAATACCTTAGAATACAGAGCCGCTAAAAAAGCATCTTTCGGTACTTTAGAACTGACCAAAACGATTGACAAACCTATCGACAGGTTCAAGGTTTTGGTAAAAGGTAAAGACAAAGCAGGCGAATTCTACAGAAAAAACTTCTCAGCGATGTTTGCTTATGTTTCTAACAGAGTTCCCGAAATCACAGACGACTTCTACAAAATAGACGACGCAATGAAAGCAGGTTTCGGTTGGGAAAACGGACCATTCGAAATATGGGACGCTATAGGAGTTGCCAAAGGAATCGAATTAATGCAAGCCGAAGGCTATCAACCGGCCGCTTGGGTAAATGAAATGTTTGCTTCAGGCAGTACAAGCTTCTACACAGTTAAAGAAGGCGCAACTTATTATTATAACATACAAACTAAGTCACAAACCAAAGTACCGGGACAAGACAGTTTCATTATTCTAAACAACATCCGCGAAAGCAAGAAAGTTTGGAGCAACAGCGGTGCTGTAATTCACGACTTAGGTGACGGCATCTTAAACCTTGAATTCCAATCGAAAATGAATACCATCGGTGGTGACGTTTTAGTCGGAATCAACAAAGCTATCGACTTAGCCGAAAAACAATACAACGGATTAGTAATAGGAAACCAAGGTGCCAATTTCTCTGTCGGAGCCAATATCGGAATGATTTTCATGATGGCAGTCGAACAAGAATATGACGAACTAAATATGGCCATCAAAATGTTCCAAGACACGATGATGCGTTGTCGCTACTCTTCTATTCCGGTAATCGTTGCGCCACACGGCATGACACTTGGCGGCGGTTGTGAAATGAGTATGCACGCTGATAAAGTGGTTGCTGCGGCAGAAACTTATATTGGTTTGGTAGAATTTGGTGTCGGTGTAATTCCCGGCGGTGGTGGTTCTAAAGAAATGACTTTGCGTGCATCCGACCTATTCCGTAAAAACGACGTTGAATTAAATACACTACAAGAATATTTCCTAACAGTCGCAATGGCAAAAGTAGCTACATCAGCTTACGAAGCCTTTGATATGGGCGTATTACAAAAAGGAAAAGACGTCGTTGTAGTCAACAAAGACCGTCAAATAGCCGAAGCCAAGAAACATGCATTGTTAATGGCAGAAGCCGGTTACACACAACCAATTCAAAGAACCGATGTAAAAGTTTTGGGCAAACAAGCCTTAGGAATGTTCTTAGTTGGAACAGACCAAATGGTAGCCGGAAAATACATTTCGGAACACGATCAAAAAATTGCAAACAAACTGGCTTACGTAATGGCCGGTGGCGATTTGTCTGAACCAACTTTGGTAAGCGAACAGTACTTATTGGATATTGAAAGAGAAGCCTTCTTATCACTTTGTACTGAAAGAAAAACATTGGAAAGAATTCAGTTTATGTTAACTAAAGGAAAACCGTTGAGAAATTAG
- a CDS encoding acetyl-CoA C-acyltransferase encodes MKTAYIVKAYRTAVGKAPKGVYRFKRPDELAAETIQFMMNELPDFDKTRIDDVMVGNAMPEAEQGLNVARLISLMGLKVTDVPGVTVNRYCASGIETIAMATSKIQSGMADCIIAGGAESMSFIPMGGYKPTPDYAVAKEGNEDYYWGMGLTAEAVAKQFNVSREDQDEFALNSHLKAIKAQAEGKFDKQIVPITIEQTFINENGKKETKSYTVTKDEGPRADTNAAALSKLRPVFAADGSVTAGNSSQMSDGAAFVLIMSEEMVKELNLTPIARMVSYAAAGVEPRIMGIGPVKAIPKALKQAGLTLNDINLIELNEAFASQALAVTRELGINPDIVNVNGGAIALGHPLGCTGAKLSVQLFDEMKRRGDKYGIVSMCVGTGQGAAGVYELL; translated from the coding sequence ATGAAAACAGCATATATAGTAAAAGCATACAGAACCGCCGTCGGAAAAGCACCTAAAGGAGTTTACAGATTCAAACGCCCTGACGAACTAGCCGCCGAAACCATTCAATTCATGATGAATGAACTGCCTGATTTCGACAAAACAAGAATTGACGACGTCATGGTCGGAAACGCCATGCCCGAAGCTGAACAAGGATTAAACGTAGCGCGTTTGATTTCGTTAATGGGATTAAAAGTAACCGATGTACCGGGTGTAACCGTGAACCGTTATTGTGCTTCCGGAATTGAAACCATTGCCATGGCGACTTCTAAAATACAAAGTGGTATGGCAGATTGTATCATCGCCGGTGGTGCCGAAAGCATGAGTTTTATCCCAATGGGCGGTTACAAACCAACGCCTGATTATGCAGTAGCCAAAGAAGGCAACGAAGATTATTACTGGGGAATGGGTTTAACAGCAGAAGCGGTAGCCAAACAATTCAACGTATCTCGTGAAGACCAAGATGAATTTGCACTTAATTCACATTTAAAAGCCATCAAAGCGCAAGCCGAAGGCAAATTCGATAAACAAATTGTTCCCATTACTATCGAACAAACCTTTATCAATGAAAATGGTAAAAAAGAGACCAAGTCCTACACCGTAACCAAAGACGAAGGACCAAGAGCCGATACGAATGCAGCTGCTTTAAGTAAATTGCGCCCTGTTTTCGCCGCTGATGGTAGTGTAACTGCCGGTAACTCTTCACAAATGAGTGACGGAGCGGCTTTTGTCTTAATCATGAGCGAAGAAATGGTAAAAGAATTAAACCTGACTCCTATCGCTCGCATGGTAAGTTATGCCGCAGCCGGTGTAGAACCAAGAATCATGGGAATCGGTCCGGTGAAAGCCATCCCGAAAGCTTTAAAACAAGCAGGTTTGACTTTAAACGACATCAATTTAATTGAGTTAAACGAAGCTTTTGCTTCTCAAGCCTTAGCAGTTACTCGCGAATTGGGCATCAATCCTGATATCGTAAATGTAAACGGTGGCGCCATTGCTTTGGGACATCCACTAGGTTGTACAGGGGCAAAATTATCTGTACAATTATTTGACGAAATGAAACGCCGAGGTGATAAATACGGAATCGTATCAATGTGTGTCGGAACCGGACAAGGTGCCGCAGGCGTTTATGAATTATTATAA
- a CDS encoding acyl-CoA dehydrogenase family protein has translation MSDITRGGQFLVKETKCEDIFTPEDFSEEQIMMRDSVKEFVDKEIWPNKDRFEKKDYAFTEEVMRKAGEMGFLSVAVPEAYGGMGMGFVDTCLVCDYISGATGSFSTAFGAHTGIGTMPITLYGTEEQKQKYVPKLASGEWFGAYCLTEPGAGSDANSGKTKAVLSTDGKHYNITGQKMWISNAGFCSVFIVFARIEDDKNITGFIVENDPSNGITMNEEEHKLGIRASSTRQVFFADTKVPIENMLAGRGEGFKIAMNALNVGRIKLAAACLDAQRRVTSNAINYANERIQFNTPISSFGAIRYKLAEMATSAYAGESATYRAAKDIENRIKLREAEGATHQEAELKGVEEFAIECSILKVAVSEDVQNAADEGIQIYGGMGFSEDTPMESAWRDARIARIYEGTNEINRMLSVGMLIKKAMKGHVDLLGPAMKVQEELMGIPSFDTPDYSELFSEEKEMVAKLKKAFLMVAGAAVQKYGMDLDAHQQLLMAAADMLIEIYVAESTILRTEKLAKKEGESKVTEQIAMAKLYLYKAVDVVTQKGKESIISFAEGDEQRMMLMGLRRFTKYTNMPNIVGLRETITTKLVAENSYCF, from the coding sequence ATGAGCGATATCACTCGTGGAGGTCAATTCCTCGTAAAAGAAACCAAATGCGAAGACATCTTCACTCCTGAAGATTTCTCAGAAGAACAAATTATGATGCGCGATTCTGTTAAAGAATTCGTCGACAAAGAAATTTGGCCTAACAAAGACCGTTTCGAAAAGAAAGACTATGCCTTTACCGAAGAAGTAATGCGCAAAGCCGGAGAAATGGGATTTCTAAGTGTTGCTGTTCCGGAAGCATATGGCGGAATGGGAATGGGATTCGTAGATACGTGTCTCGTTTGCGACTATATTTCGGGCGCAACCGGTTCGTTTTCTACAGCCTTTGGAGCACATACCGGAATCGGAACGATGCCGATTACTTTGTACGGAACCGAAGAGCAAAAGCAAAAATACGTCCCTAAATTAGCTTCCGGCGAATGGTTTGGCGCGTACTGTTTGACCGAACCGGGCGCTGGATCTGATGCTAACTCCGGAAAAACAAAAGCAGTTTTATCTACTGACGGAAAACATTACAATATTACCGGACAAAAAATGTGGATTTCGAACGCAGGTTTTTGTTCCGTATTTATTGTTTTCGCCCGTATTGAAGATGACAAAAACATTACCGGCTTCATCGTAGAAAACGATCCAAGCAACGGAATCACGATGAATGAAGAAGAACACAAACTCGGCATTCGCGCCTCTTCTACTCGTCAAGTTTTCTTTGCTGATACTAAAGTTCCGATTGAAAATATGTTGGCCGGACGTGGCGAAGGTTTTAAAATTGCAATGAATGCGTTAAATGTTGGTCGTATCAAATTGGCTGCCGCTTGCTTAGATGCCCAACGCCGAGTGACATCGAATGCAATTAATTATGCCAATGAAAGAATCCAATTCAATACACCAATCTCCAGTTTTGGTGCCATTCGCTATAAATTAGCGGAAATGGCGACTTCCGCTTATGCCGGAGAAAGTGCTACCTATCGCGCTGCGAAAGACATTGAGAACAGAATCAAATTACGTGAAGCCGAAGGTGCAACACACCAAGAAGCCGAATTAAAAGGCGTTGAAGAATTTGCTATCGAATGTTCTATTCTAAAAGTAGCCGTTTCAGAAGACGTACAAAATGCAGCAGATGAAGGCATCCAAATCTATGGCGGAATGGGATTCTCTGAAGACACACCGATGGAAAGTGCTTGGCGTGATGCTCGTATCGCTCGTATTTACGAAGGAACGAATGAAATCAACAGAATGTTGTCAGTCGGCATGTTAATCAAAAAAGCCATGAAAGGCCATGTTGATTTATTAGGACCGGCGATGAAAGTACAAGAAGAATTAATGGGTATTCCATCATTTGACACACCTGACTATTCTGAATTATTTTCAGAAGAAAAAGAGATGGTGGCCAAATTGAAAAAAGCTTTCTTAATGGTAGCTGGTGCTGCGGTTCAAAAATATGGAATGGATTTAGACGCACACCAACAATTATTAATGGCTGCTGCCGATATGTTAATTGAAATCTATGTTGCGGAAAGTACGATTTTAAGAACAGAAAAATTGGCCAAGAAAGAAGGAGAATCAAAAGTAACGGAGCAAATCGCGATGGCTAAGCTATACTTATACAAAGCAGTAGACGTTGTGACCCAAAAAGGAAAAGAAAGTATTATCTCTTTTGCTGAAGGAGACGAACAACGCATGATGCTAATGGGATTACGCCGATTTACCAAATACACCAACATGCCAAACATCGTTGGATTAAGAGAAACTATTACCACCAAGTTAGTGGCGGAAAATAGCTATTGTTTCTAA
- a CDS encoding DUF4256 domain-containing protein encodes MEDKKQLSPEQRNELLNTLKNRFEKNSNRHPNLDWAKIQAKLEANPQKLWSLNEMEKTEGEPDVIGYDQKTDEYHFYDCSAESPKGRRSLCYDRQALDSRKEHKPQNSVIDVVTAMGIELLTEEQYRALQQFGNFDTKTSSWIKTPDEIRKLGGALFCDYRYGNVFVYHNGAESYYAVRAFRGMLKI; translated from the coding sequence ATGGAAGATAAAAAACAGTTGTCACCGGAACAGCGTAATGAACTACTCAACACTTTAAAAAATCGTTTTGAGAAAAACAGTAACCGCCATCCAAATTTGGATTGGGCTAAAATACAAGCCAAACTAGAAGCGAATCCTCAAAAACTATGGTCGCTCAATGAAATGGAAAAAACTGAAGGTGAACCGGATGTCATTGGTTACGATCAAAAAACTGATGAATATCATTTTTATGATTGCTCAGCCGAAAGTCCAAAAGGACGAAGAAGTCTATGCTATGACCGACAAGCATTAGACTCAAGAAAAGAACACAAACCGCAAAACAGCGTTATTGATGTTGTAACTGCCATGGGTATTGAACTTTTAACAGAAGAACAATACAGAGCATTACAGCAATTTGGGAACTTCGACACCAAAACATCAAGCTGGATAAAAACACCGGACGAAATTAGAAAACTCGGTGGCGCACTTTTCTGTGATTATCGTTATGGAAATGTCTTTGTGTACCACAACGGTGCCGAATCTTACTATGCTGTGCGAGCATTTCGTGGCATGCTAAAGATTTAA
- a CDS encoding DUF2238 domain-containing protein, translating into MPFTTAISPERTPFAKNPWLWAFLGIFTIIWTSTLIGTNDMNNWLLENTLTVIFFLFLIFTYKKYQFSDLTYLLICVYMCLHVYGAKYTYAENPFGYWLKDYMVWERNHYDRIVHFSFGFLLAYPMRELFLKWIKYPTIVAWVLPIEITLSISGFYELIEWAVADIFFPAQGVAYLGTQGDIWDAQKDIFLAFLGAILATTIVSLVKRFFKIHES; encoded by the coding sequence ATGCCATTCACCACCGCCATTTCACCTGAAAGAACTCCATTTGCCAAAAACCCATGGTTGTGGGCGTTTCTGGGCATATTTACCATCATTTGGACAAGCACATTAATAGGCACAAACGACATGAATAATTGGCTGCTCGAAAATACTTTGACAGTTATTTTCTTCTTGTTTTTAATTTTCACTTATAAAAAATACCAGTTCAGCGATTTAACTTATCTGCTGATTTGTGTTTACATGTGTTTGCACGTTTATGGCGCCAAATATACTTATGCCGAAAACCCTTTTGGCTATTGGCTCAAAGATTATATGGTTTGGGAGCGCAATCACTACGACCGAATTGTGCATTTCAGTTTCGGATTTTTATTGGCTTACCCCATGAGGGAATTGTTTCTAAAATGGATAAAATACCCAACAATAGTCGCATGGGTTTTACCAATCGAAATCACTTTGTCCATAAGCGGTTTCTACGAATTGATTGAATGGGCTGTAGCCGATATTTTCTTTCCGGCGCAAGGTGTTGCTTATTTAGGAACGCAAGGCGATATTTGGGATGCCCAAAAAGACATTTTTCTAGCCTTTTTAGGAGCCATTTTAGCCACAACAATAGTTTCCTTAGTCAAACGCTTTTTCAAAATTCATGAAAGCTAA
- a CDS encoding YdeI/OmpD-associated family protein yields MKANAPISFSAKIEIIGINPFVYLPEEVLLVVLGQAQKDKGKIPVTISIDGHPFLQTLVKYSGHWRLYLNTPMRKATGKELGDTALFTIAFDPKPREITIHPKLAKALENNTEAKGKFDNLPASRRLEIVKYISFLKTEESIDRNVTKAINFLLEKEHFIGRDKP; encoded by the coding sequence ATGAAAGCTAATGCGCCTATTTCGTTTAGTGCCAAAATAGAAATTATTGGTATCAACCCATTCGTGTATTTGCCCGAAGAAGTGTTACTAGTTGTTTTGGGTCAAGCCCAAAAAGACAAAGGCAAAATACCGGTAACCATATCCATTGACGGACATCCATTTCTTCAAACTTTAGTCAAATATAGCGGACATTGGCGATTGTACTTAAACACACCTATGCGAAAAGCCACTGGAAAAGAATTGGGCGATACTGCCCTATTTACCATTGCTTTTGATCCAAAGCCAAGAGAAATAACCATACATCCTAAATTGGCAAAAGCTTTAGAAAACAATACAGAAGCCAAAGGCAAATTCGATAATTTACCTGCTTCACGCCGATTGGAAATTGTCAAGTACATTTCTTTCCTGAAAACCGAAGAAAGCATCGATAGAAATGTAACAAAAGCCATTAATTTTTTATTAGAAAAAGAGCATTTTATCGGCAGAGACAAACCTTAG
- a CDS encoding flavin reductase family protein: MLFDPNELEYSAVYKLLTGAIIPRPIGWISSVSEDGINNLAPFSYFNAVGDDPPTVMFSTGRGNNTNKDTLNNVLATKQFVVNMVTEELAEQMNTTAQSVPHDVDEFELAGVTPIASVKVKPMRVKESPITFECELVHHYFLEDHKHGGACIVIGRIVMMHFNDEVLLENHKINLETYKPISRLAGSNYAKLGELFSIKRG, translated from the coding sequence ATGCTATTTGATCCTAACGAGCTCGAGTATTCGGCTGTTTACAAACTACTAACCGGTGCCATTATCCCAAGACCTATCGGCTGGATTTCTTCAGTAAGCGAAGACGGAATCAACAATTTAGCGCCTTTTTCCTATTTCAATGCTGTTGGTGATGATCCGCCAACCGTGATGTTTTCTACCGGAAGAGGCAACAATACTAATAAAGATACTTTAAATAATGTGCTGGCCACCAAACAATTTGTGGTAAACATGGTCACCGAAGAGTTGGCTGAACAAATGAATACCACTGCACAATCAGTTCCACACGATGTGGACGAATTTGAATTAGCAGGTGTTACACCAATCGCATCAGTCAAAGTAAAACCAATGCGCGTTAAAGAAAGTCCAATTACTTTCGAATGCGAATTGGTACATCATTATTTTTTGGAAGACCACAAACACGGCGGTGCTTGTATCGTTATCGGCAGGATCGTAATGATGCATTTCAATGACGAAGTATTATTAGAAAATCATAAAATCAATTTAGAAACCTACAAACCAATTTCGCGATTAGCAGGTTCTAATTATGCCAAATTAGGAGAATTATTTTCGATTAAAAGAGGTTAA